Proteins from a genomic interval of Providencia stuartii:
- a CDS encoding DksA/TraR family C4-type zinc finger protein: MANGWANENAVQEQIDATLNDAITKARNQLHTGESAKFCLECGEPIPIARRQALPGVQLCITCQNIFDNKTATFSGYNRRGSKDSQLR; this comes from the coding sequence ATGGCTAATGGTTGGGCTAATGAAAATGCGGTTCAAGAACAAATCGACGCAACACTGAATGACGCTATTACTAAGGCACGAAATCAACTTCATACAGGGGAAAGCGCTAAGTTTTGCCTAGAATGCGGGGAACCTATCCCTATTGCACGTCGTCAGGCTCTTCCTGGCGTTCAATTGTGTATAACCTGCCAAAATATATTCGATAATAAAACTGCAACGTTTAGCGGATATAATCGTCGAGGGAGTAAAGATAGCCAGCTACGTTAA
- a CDS encoding GNAT family N-acetyltransferase, which produces MQVKYSVGYAYPELVNHAFQLRQQVFTHEQGFPADIDVDEYDDNALHVVLYIDHTPVAVLRCILYPHKVIKVGRVAVLKQHRGKGLGRKLMMFVEQYAKEHQFQSIELSAQHTAIAFYEALGYHTQGDSYDEDGMAHIYMVLSLT; this is translated from the coding sequence ATGCAAGTAAAATATAGCGTTGGCTATGCCTATCCGGAACTTGTCAATCATGCCTTTCAGCTACGTCAACAGGTGTTTACTCATGAACAAGGTTTCCCAGCTGACATTGATGTTGATGAATATGATGACAACGCGCTACACGTCGTACTCTATATAGACCATACTCCCGTTGCAGTGCTGCGCTGTATTTTATACCCCCATAAGGTCATCAAAGTGGGTAGAGTCGCTGTTCTCAAGCAACATAGAGGTAAAGGCCTTGGTCGTAAGCTCATGATGTTTGTTGAGCAATATGCCAAAGAGCACCAGTTCCAATCTATTGAGTTATCCGCACAGCACACTGCGATCGCTTTTTATGAGGCCTTAGGCTACCACACTCAGGGAGATAGCTATGATGAGGACGGAATGGCACATATCTATATGGTTCTATCATTAACATAG
- a CDS encoding BCCT family transporter produces the protein MSQNSTDSKKFRSKISPPVFYTSAFVILVIVGFAALMPEIAESHLSHLQQNLFNNASWFYILAVAIVLLSVTYLGLSRYGQIKLGPDHAQPNFSYVSWFAMLFSAGMGIGLMFFGVAEPVMHYLNPPVGDPQTVEAAKEAMRLTFFHWGLHAWAIYAIVALILAFFSYRHGLPLTLRSALYPIIGERIYGPIGHFVDIFAVVGTVFGVATSLGFGVLQVNAGMNHLFGLPVNPTVQVVLIVLFTGLATLSVVSGLDKGIRILSELNLGLAFILMLLVLSLGPTVLLLKSFVENTGGYLSEIVNKTFNLYAYEPKSSDWLGGWTLLYWGWWLSWSPFVGMFIARISRGRTIREFVTGVLFVPAGFTLMWMTFFGNSAINLIKNQDAVKLAETVQSDVSLALFEFLTYFPFSTVLSFFAMLMVIVFFVTSADSGAMVVDTLASGGDSNTPVWQRIFWAGLMGVVAITLLLAGGLQALQTLTIASALPFAMVLLVAIYGLFKALRVGAYKRDSQQLATIAPTASRNPIPWQRRLRNIAYFPKRNQVKRFLGEVVHPSMEMVSEELAKQNTTCHIYDDKDDRIGFEVDLGEDMNFLYEVRLRYYVQPSFALSGMGTDSDDEKSEEQKYYRAEVHLKEGGQDYDVMGWTKEQVIHDILDQYEKHIHFLHLLGK, from the coding sequence ATGAGTCAAAATAGTACTGATTCGAAAAAATTTCGCTCAAAAATTAGTCCTCCCGTGTTTTATACCTCTGCTTTCGTTATTTTGGTGATTGTCGGCTTTGCTGCCCTCATGCCTGAAATAGCAGAATCTCATCTAAGTCATCTTCAACAAAACCTCTTCAATAATGCTAGCTGGTTCTATATTTTAGCCGTAGCTATCGTTCTTTTGAGTGTGACTTATCTGGGACTCTCTCGTTATGGACAGATAAAACTGGGACCTGATCATGCGCAGCCCAATTTTAGCTATGTTTCATGGTTTGCTATGCTTTTTTCTGCGGGGATGGGGATTGGATTGATGTTCTTTGGCGTTGCAGAACCTGTAATGCACTATCTCAATCCGCCTGTTGGTGACCCTCAAACCGTCGAAGCCGCAAAAGAAGCCATGCGCTTGACCTTCTTCCACTGGGGTCTACATGCATGGGCAATCTATGCCATTGTTGCGCTGATCTTAGCCTTTTTTAGTTACCGCCATGGGCTACCGCTAACATTACGCTCTGCGTTATATCCAATTATCGGTGAGCGTATCTATGGACCGATCGGCCATTTTGTTGATATTTTTGCTGTCGTGGGGACCGTTTTCGGCGTCGCAACATCACTAGGATTTGGTGTGTTGCAGGTTAATGCGGGTATGAATCATTTGTTTGGTTTACCTGTTAATCCGACAGTACAAGTTGTTTTAATTGTTCTTTTTACTGGTCTTGCAACACTTTCAGTAGTCTCTGGTCTTGATAAAGGGATCCGTATTCTCTCTGAATTAAACTTAGGTTTAGCCTTTATATTGATGCTACTGGTACTCTCTCTGGGACCAACGGTTTTATTACTTAAATCATTTGTAGAAAATACGGGTGGCTATCTATCCGAAATTGTAAATAAAACCTTTAATTTATATGCCTATGAACCTAAATCGAGCGATTGGCTTGGTGGCTGGACATTACTTTATTGGGGATGGTGGTTATCTTGGTCTCCATTTGTTGGGATGTTTATTGCTCGAATTTCACGTGGACGTACTATCCGTGAATTCGTCACCGGCGTCTTATTCGTTCCTGCTGGTTTTACATTGATGTGGATGACATTCTTTGGTAACTCTGCGATCAATCTAATCAAAAACCAAGATGCAGTTAAATTAGCAGAAACCGTGCAGTCGGATGTATCCCTCGCACTATTTGAGTTTTTAACTTACTTCCCATTCTCTACCGTATTATCATTTTTTGCCATGCTGATGGTCATTGTGTTTTTCGTCACATCCGCAGACTCAGGTGCAATGGTTGTCGATACTTTAGCGTCAGGTGGGGATTCAAATACACCGGTTTGGCAGAGGATCTTCTGGGCTGGGTTAATGGGCGTCGTGGCCATTACGTTATTACTCGCAGGTGGTTTACAAGCCTTACAAACCTTAACCATTGCAAGTGCCTTGCCTTTCGCGATGGTACTTTTAGTGGCAATCTATGGTCTATTCAAAGCATTACGTGTTGGTGCTTATAAGCGTGATAGCCAGCAACTTGCGACAATCGCACCAACCGCAAGCCGTAACCCTATTCCATGGCAACGCCGTTTGCGTAATATCGCTTATTTCCCAAAACGTAATCAGGTTAAACGTTTCCTTGGTGAGGTCGTTCATCCTTCAATGGAGATGGTTTCTGAAGAGCTTGCGAAACAGAATACAACTTGTCATATCTATGATGATAAAGATGACAGAATTGGCTTTGAAGTTGATTTAGGCGAAGACATGAATTTCCTATATGAAGTTCGCTTGCGCTACTATGTCCAACCTTCTTTTGCGCTTTCTGGCATGGGAACAGATAGTGATGATGAGAAAAGCGAAGAGCAAAAATATTACCGCGCTGAAGTTCACCTTAAAGAAGGTGGGCAGGATTATGATGTGATGGGCTGGACCAAAGAACAGGTTATTCATGATATTCTCGACCAGTACGAAAAACACATTCACTTCTTGCATTTATTAGGCAAATAA
- a CDS encoding ion channel produces MSDNAFIVFLKSSLFIRLVISILIIVDGYMIIKPVLGAYTYYIDWRTNGFTEWLKSLGFMKLLDIPRFLLGISLVFLSFFMINGARIAWVFSLLLLAIISFVDLKIATENVHQGYFSLALFIALSVFWKRYHHHSLTSAGFVAITCIIALLLYSIFGTLYIGDEFLPVVKDGSTAFYFALVCMTTVGFGDIVPVSTDARVFTVTVIILGITIFTTSVVYVVGLLAKGTKEIVRKRFSYMKNHYVVIGSTPMAVSVYQGLKSRELPVAVICQESHRTHYPEKDNIVTGDPTSTELLAESNVKQAKYVLIMTDSDALSTFALLGVKQLAKEGVKTIVLVNQESNMDKIRLLNPDMLFSLSSLGGEVLMKVLCGETISNESISDILLNKVVKSQ; encoded by the coding sequence ATGTCAGATAACGCATTTATTGTTTTTCTGAAATCATCCTTATTTATTCGATTAGTCATATCAATACTCATCATTGTTGATGGGTATATGATCATTAAGCCTGTGTTAGGTGCCTATACATACTATATTGATTGGCGAACCAATGGCTTCACTGAGTGGCTTAAATCTCTCGGCTTTATGAAATTGTTGGATATTCCCCGCTTTCTATTAGGAATATCTTTAGTCTTTTTATCATTTTTTATGATCAACGGTGCGCGAATAGCCTGGGTTTTTTCACTGTTGCTATTAGCCATTATTTCATTTGTTGATTTAAAAATTGCAACGGAAAATGTGCATCAAGGCTACTTCTCATTAGCGCTATTTATCGCTCTTAGTGTATTTTGGAAACGCTATCATCATCACAGCTTAACGAGTGCAGGCTTTGTCGCAATAACCTGTATTATCGCTTTGTTGCTCTATTCTATTTTTGGCACGCTTTATATTGGTGATGAATTTTTGCCTGTGGTTAAAGATGGATCGACCGCATTTTATTTTGCTTTAGTCTGTATGACGACGGTTGGTTTTGGCGATATTGTTCCTGTTTCAACAGATGCTCGGGTATTTACGGTCACTGTTATTATTCTTGGTATTACCATTTTTACAACATCAGTGGTTTATGTGGTTGGGTTACTCGCTAAGGGAACAAAGGAAATTGTTCGTAAGAGGTTTTCTTATATGAAAAATCATTATGTTGTTATCGGTAGTACACCGATGGCGGTAAGTGTTTATCAAGGACTCAAAAGCCGAGAACTGCCTGTTGCGGTTATTTGTCAAGAGAGCCATCGAACACACTATCCTGAGAAGGATAATATTGTGACGGGGGATCCGACAAGCACTGAGCTATTAGCTGAATCCAATGTTAAACAGGCTAAATACGTTTTAATCATGACGGATAGTGATGCTTTGAGTACTTTCGCTTTATTAGGTGTGAAACAGCTAGCGAAGGAAGGGGTAAAAACCATTGTATTGGTTAACCAAGAAAGCAATATGGATAAAATTCGTCTACTTAACCCTGATATGCTGTTTTCATTATCTTCACTCGGGGGAGAAGTTTTGATGAAGGTGCTTTGCGGTGAAACAATATCGAATGAAAGTATTAGTGATATTCTGTTAAATAAAGTGGTGAAAAGCCAATAG
- the hpaR gene encoding homoprotocatechuate degradation operon regulator HpaR: MHESLTIALLQARETAMGFFRPILKSYNLTEQQWRIIRVLADKRSIDFHELSVKTCILRPSLTGILTRMEREGLIFRLKPLNDQRKLYVSLTPGGQTLYDKARQEVEEGYQKIEQAFSHEKMQQLTALLDELIALESPDYSNMADKKESA; encoded by the coding sequence ATGCATGAATCATTGACAATTGCATTATTACAGGCAAGAGAGACCGCGATGGGGTTCTTTCGACCTATTTTAAAGTCATATAATTTGACTGAACAGCAATGGCGTATTATCCGAGTACTTGCTGATAAACGCTCTATCGATTTCCATGAGTTATCAGTTAAAACCTGCATTCTGCGTCCTAGTTTGACGGGTATTTTGACTCGTATGGAGCGAGAAGGCTTAATTTTTCGCTTAAAACCACTCAATGATCAGCGCAAACTCTATGTTTCTCTGACGCCTGGTGGTCAGACGCTATATGACAAAGCACGGCAAGAAGTGGAAGAAGGTTATCAAAAAATTGAGCAGGCATTTTCTCATGAAAAAATGCAGCAATTAACGGCCCTGTTAGATGAATTAATTGCTTTAGAAAGCCCTGATTACAGTAATATGGCTGATAAAAAAGAGAGTGCCTAA
- the cptA gene encoding phosphoethanolamine transferase CptA yields MVNSTHTKKFSWSALFWLLIYFWYFSSLLQIYVVITGQSNTIGLRDSLLYSTLWLVPALFFPQRIKLVAGLIGIILWLSSVVALAYFVVYGHQISQSVMFVMFETNTNEAGEFLQQYISFKVIAAILLYTLVAIFLWTRLKPVSMPVPARLLVSLLVLTVLFAIPYYNKGIKQDRPIANVMSYVNSKLAYAAPWQFVSGYFLYKNQLANMEELIRDNSKIPPLENFIDANGNTPRTFVLVIGESTSRDRMSLYGYPRQTTPELEQLKQHYPDNLSVFTDVVSSRPYTIEALQQILTFASQTEPELFNSRPSIINMMKQAGFKTFWITNQQTMTERNTLLTAFSRQTDKQYYLNNDMAQSSRIYDEVVLAPFKEALADPAEKKFIVVHLLGTHMRYEFRYPEDKAVFKDRDNLVPSNLKENEVADYNAYDNAQHYNDYIVSSLIKDFDSSKENGFLVFFSDHGEDVFDTPPHETLGRSEGKPTRVIYNVPFLVWQSPEWLQNHQFNLNDKTDRPYSTMDFIYSWSDLAGFNYQGYIPQRSLFSHEFVPQPRYIGDPEQKSSLMLYDDLKK; encoded by the coding sequence ATGGTTAATTCTACGCACACGAAAAAATTTAGTTGGTCAGCCTTGTTCTGGCTGCTTATTTATTTTTGGTACTTCTCCTCTTTATTGCAAATTTATGTTGTTATCACCGGACAAAGCAATACCATCGGATTAAGAGATTCTTTACTGTACAGTACGCTTTGGTTAGTGCCCGCCCTGTTCTTTCCACAACGCATCAAATTAGTTGCTGGTCTTATCGGTATTATTCTTTGGCTTTCATCTGTCGTCGCACTGGCGTATTTTGTTGTATATGGACATCAAATATCACAAAGCGTGATGTTCGTTATGTTTGAAACAAATACCAACGAAGCCGGTGAATTTTTACAACAGTACATTAGCTTTAAAGTTATTGCCGCTATTCTTCTCTACACTCTTGTGGCTATTTTCTTATGGACGAGACTTAAACCAGTCTCAATGCCTGTACCGGCGAGATTATTAGTTTCGTTATTGGTGCTGACAGTCTTATTTGCAATTCCTTATTATAACAAAGGAATTAAGCAAGATAGGCCAATCGCAAATGTGATGTCTTATGTCAATAGCAAACTTGCTTATGCTGCACCTTGGCAGTTTGTTAGTGGTTATTTCCTCTATAAAAACCAATTAGCCAATATGGAAGAGCTGATTCGTGATAATAGCAAAATCCCACCATTGGAAAACTTCATCGATGCTAACGGAAATACCCCAAGAACGTTTGTTCTCGTTATTGGCGAATCAACAAGCCGTGATAGGATGAGTTTATATGGCTACCCACGCCAAACAACCCCAGAGCTAGAACAATTAAAACAACATTATCCAGATAATTTATCTGTCTTTACAGATGTTGTGAGTTCTCGCCCTTATACTATTGAAGCTCTACAACAAATTTTGACCTTTGCTTCTCAGACTGAACCTGAACTGTTTAATTCACGCCCTTCAATCATAAATATGATGAAACAAGCAGGGTTTAAAACATTCTGGATTACTAACCAGCAAACGATGACTGAGCGAAATACGTTACTAACCGCCTTTTCTCGCCAAACCGATAAGCAATATTATTTGAATAACGATATGGCTCAAAGCTCACGTATTTATGATGAAGTGGTGCTAGCGCCATTTAAAGAAGCGCTGGCAGATCCCGCAGAAAAGAAATTTATCGTTGTTCACTTGCTCGGCACTCATATGCGTTATGAATTCCGTTACCCTGAAGATAAAGCGGTATTTAAAGATAGAGATAATCTAGTTCCTAGTAACCTAAAAGAGAATGAGGTTGCTGATTACAATGCTTATGATAATGCACAGCATTATAATGACTACATTGTTTCATCTTTAATTAAGGATTTCGACTCATCAAAAGAAAATGGGTTTTTAGTCTTTTTCTCTGATCATGGTGAAGATGTATTTGATACACCGCCTCATGAAACTTTAGGGCGCAGTGAAGGTAAGCCAACTCGTGTTATCTATAATGTACCTTTCCTAGTATGGCAATCACCAGAATGGTTACAAAATCATCAATTTAATTTAAACGATAAAACCGATAGGCCTTATAGTACTATGGATTTTATTTATTCATGGTCTGATCTTGCTGGTTTTAACTATCAGGGTTATATACCGCAAAGAAGTCTATTTAGTCATGAGTTTGTACCACAGCCACGCTACATTGGCGATCCAGAGCAAAAGTCATCTTTAATGTTGTATGATGATTTGAAAAAATAG
- the ccmA gene encoding cytochrome c biogenesis heme-transporting ATPase CcmA, translating into MLTAEKISCQRQDRVLFQQLNFTVQPGQILQVEGPNGAGKTTLLRMIAGLLKPDEGDILWEKQSIHQLKEDFTRQLLYLGHKPAVKSLLTPYENLQFYYQMHHKHAAGEGLWSALEEVSLIGYEDIPVGQLSAGQQRRVNLARLWLSESPLWVLDEPFTAIDVAGVKRLTERFHQHAEQGGIILFTSHQAMSGHFGTLKLTGGYE; encoded by the coding sequence ATGCTAACTGCCGAGAAAATCAGTTGTCAGCGGCAAGATAGAGTGCTTTTTCAGCAGCTTAATTTTACTGTGCAACCAGGGCAAATTCTCCAAGTCGAAGGACCGAATGGCGCAGGAAAAACGACGTTATTACGCATGATAGCTGGACTTTTAAAGCCCGATGAAGGTGACATCTTATGGGAAAAGCAATCTATTCATCAGTTAAAAGAAGATTTTACTCGTCAATTACTCTATTTAGGGCATAAACCCGCCGTCAAATCATTACTCACTCCTTATGAAAACCTTCAGTTTTACTATCAAATGCATCATAAACATGCTGCGGGAGAGGGTTTATGGTCTGCTTTAGAAGAAGTGTCTCTGATAGGCTATGAAGATATTCCTGTCGGTCAATTATCTGCTGGGCAACAGCGTCGAGTTAATTTAGCAAGACTATGGCTAAGTGAATCCCCTTTATGGGTATTAGATGAACCTTTTACAGCGATTGATGTGGCGGGAGTAAAACGCTTAACGGAACGCTTTCATCAACATGCAGAGCAGGGGGGAATAATTCTATTCACTTCCCATCAAGCGATGTCGGGACACTTTGGAACGTTAAAACTGACAGGCGGGTATGAATAA
- a CDS encoding helix-turn-helix domain-containing protein yields MDYLADEINKKIGAYIRRIRKEKNYSGYQLATMLNVSQQQVSRYETGQTKLTFEMVDGILLALNKTWKDLFNAVMDEHDNERIKDAIKKDRVYYHILNNVSNKIWN; encoded by the coding sequence ATGGATTATCTGGCAGATGAAATAAATAAAAAAATCGGGGCGTATATAAGAAGAATAAGGAAAGAAAAAAACTATTCGGGTTACCAGCTAGCTACAATGTTAAATGTTAGTCAACAGCAAGTTTCTCGTTATGAAACCGGCCAGACAAAACTTACTTTTGAAATGGTAGATGGCATACTGCTGGCATTAAATAAAACATGGAAAGATTTGTTTAATGCAGTAATGGATGAGCATGATAACGAAAGAATTAAAGATGCGATAAAAAAAGATAGGGTTTACTATCATATCTTAAATAATGTCTCCAATAAAATTTGGAACTGA
- a CDS encoding fumarylacetoacetate hydrolase family protein produces MKHAKIRYQGTEYSVTVGDNEEITLPNGQVIAGDDAHVEWLPPVRGTLFALGLNYADHATELDFKPPEEPLIFIKADNTLTGHRQVSVRPDNVEYMHYESELVVVIGKAAHKVSQEDAMDYVAGYTVCNDYAIRDYLENYYRPNLRVKSRDTLTPIGPWVIDKDQIKDPHNLALYTYVNGELRQKGTTADLIFNIPFLISYLSDFMTLQPGDMIATGTPKGLSDVVPGDEVIVEVEGVGRLINYIVSEKEYEERCND; encoded by the coding sequence ATGAAGCATGCTAAAATCCGTTATCAAGGTACTGAGTATTCAGTCACTGTTGGCGATAATGAAGAGATCACATTACCCAATGGCCAAGTCATTGCAGGTGATGACGCACATGTTGAATGGCTACCACCGGTCAGAGGAACACTGTTCGCCCTTGGCCTGAATTATGCTGACCATGCGACTGAATTAGACTTTAAGCCACCTGAAGAACCACTCATTTTTATCAAAGCAGACAATACGTTAACAGGTCACCGTCAAGTCTCAGTTCGCCCTGATAATGTCGAATACATGCACTACGAATCAGAACTCGTTGTCGTGATTGGCAAAGCGGCACATAAGGTATCGCAAGAAGACGCGATGGATTATGTTGCAGGCTATACCGTGTGTAACGACTATGCGATCCGTGACTATTTAGAAAACTACTACCGTCCAAATCTTCGCGTCAAGAGTCGTGACACTTTAACGCCAATTGGACCATGGGTTATCGACAAAGATCAGATTAAAGATCCGCACAATCTTGCGCTTTATACCTATGTTAATGGAGAACTGCGTCAAAAAGGGACGACGGCTGATCTCATTTTCAATATTCCATTTTTAATTTCCTACCTAAGTGATTTTATGACACTTCAACCGGGTGACATGATAGCAACAGGAACGCCAAAAGGACTTTCCGATGTTGTGCCTGGTGATGAAGTGATCGTTGAAGTTGAGGGTGTAGGCCGGCTGATTAATTATATTGTCAGCGAGAAAGAATATGAGGAACGTTGTAATGACTAA
- a CDS encoding DUF421 domain-containing protein, translating into MSYYYMLVIVKFMIGFAIVLTHMNLSGKTQLSQMTPIDFIGNFVLGGIIGGVIYSDTIPLYQYIIILLIGVSFISGLNYLTKKFNFIRNVTIGNPIPIISKGNFIMENILEKGNKIDILNISSKIHAQGVHSFQEIYYAQIEPDGQLTVICDPTNMPSVIVMKDGIARINELKSVEKDEDWLAQQMAKRGIEHPELVFLAEFWQGEVKFILQDGKIK; encoded by the coding sequence ATGAGTTATTACTATATGCTTGTTATTGTTAAGTTTATGATTGGTTTTGCTATTGTTCTTACTCATATGAATTTGTCGGGGAAAACCCAACTCTCTCAAATGACACCGATCGATTTTATTGGGAACTTTGTTTTAGGTGGGATCATCGGCGGTGTGATTTATAGCGATACGATCCCACTGTATCAGTATATTATTATACTGCTTATCGGCGTTTCATTTATTTCAGGGCTAAATTATTTAACCAAAAAATTTAACTTTATTCGTAATGTGACTATAGGTAATCCGATTCCCATTATTAGCAAGGGAAATTTCATCATGGAAAATATATTAGAAAAGGGAAATAAAATTGATATCTTGAATATATCATCAAAAATTCATGCACAAGGTGTGCACTCATTTCAAGAAATCTATTATGCACAGATTGAACCGGATGGGCAGTTAACCGTCATTTGTGATCCTACCAATATGCCATCTGTTATTGTTATGAAAGACGGTATTGCCAGAATCAATGAATTGAAGTCAGTAGAGAAAGATGAAGATTGGTTAGCCCAGCAAATGGCTAAGCGGGGAATTGAACATCCAGAATTGGTATTTCTTGCTGAATTTTGGCAAGGGGAAGTGAAATTCATCTTACAAGATGGAAAAATAAAGTAA
- a CDS encoding helix-turn-helix domain-containing protein, which translates to MDNRELNSIVSLYFKNLRKKNGMTGYQLAKKLGLSQQQLSRYETGKVNYNITLINQLMIELNGDWADFIAKTVNVNNQIVTEKTIEENNIYLKVLNKTPKYYWS; encoded by the coding sequence ATGGATAATAGAGAACTAAATAGTATTGTTTCGTTATATTTTAAAAATTTGAGGAAAAAAAATGGAATGACTGGCTACCAATTAGCGAAAAAGCTTGGTTTGAGCCAGCAGCAACTTTCTCGTTATGAAACGGGTAAAGTGAATTATAATATCACGTTGATTAATCAATTAATGATAGAGTTAAACGGTGATTGGGCTGATTTTATAGCTAAAACTGTTAACGTTAACAATCAGATTGTGACTGAAAAAACGATAGAAGAGAATAATATATATCTGAAGGTTCTTAATAAAACACCGAAATACTATTGGTCATAA
- a CDS encoding fumarylacetoacetate hydrolase family protein, which translates to MKGTVFAVALNHQSQVEHWHEAFGQAPYKTPPKTPVWFIKPRNTRINSGDNILHPAGEVVQSGATLALIIGKNARKVSQSEAKNYIAGFALANEVSLPEESFYRPAIKAKCCDSFCPIGEMIQTALAAPIDIITLINGKEADRWSTKDLVRDASELVAALSEFATLKEGDVILMGTPHQRITIQPGDEVTVQAEGFPSLRNKVVAAGGQ; encoded by the coding sequence ATGAAAGGCACCGTTTTTGCCGTTGCCCTCAATCATCAAAGCCAAGTGGAACACTGGCATGAGGCATTCGGGCAAGCCCCTTATAAAACCCCACCAAAAACACCGGTGTGGTTTATAAAACCGCGTAATACTCGAATTAACTCAGGGGATAATATTTTACATCCTGCGGGTGAAGTGGTGCAAAGTGGTGCAACACTGGCACTCATTATTGGTAAAAATGCACGTAAAGTCAGTCAATCTGAAGCCAAAAATTATATTGCAGGCTTTGCGCTAGCGAACGAAGTTAGTCTCCCAGAGGAGTCATTTTATCGCCCAGCTATCAAAGCAAAATGCTGTGATAGTTTCTGCCCTATTGGGGAAATGATTCAAACCGCTTTAGCAGCACCAATAGACATCATCACGCTTATCAATGGTAAAGAAGCCGATCGTTGGTCAACCAAAGATCTCGTTCGCGATGCCAGTGAATTAGTTGCCGCACTCAGCGAATTTGCAACTTTAAAAGAAGGTGATGTGATTCTGATGGGAACCCCTCATCAACGTATCACTATCCAACCAGGTGATGAAGTTACTGTTCAAGCAGAGGGCTTTCCAAGCTTACGCAATAAAGTTGTCGCGGCGGGAGGACAATAA
- the ccmB gene encoding heme exporter protein CcmB encodes MFWLVFRRELKIAFRSFSELVNPLWFFLIVITLFPLSIGPEPQLLSRIAVGIFWVAAILSSLLSLERLFKDDYLDGSLEQLLLAPHPLFITVLAKVIAHWCVTGVPLILLSPIAALMLSFDASTLLVLAGTLLLGTPILSFIGAIGAALTVSLKKGGVLVSLLVLPLYIPVLIYATGTMEAYSFNMPLNSYLAILAALLAASVTLSPIAIAAALKLNVSNS; translated from the coding sequence ATGTTTTGGTTAGTCTTCAGAAGAGAGCTAAAAATAGCGTTTAGAAGTTTTTCGGAATTAGTGAACCCTCTATGGTTTTTCCTTATTGTGATTACATTATTTCCTTTAAGTATTGGGCCTGAGCCTCAGTTACTTTCACGTATTGCCGTAGGGATCTTTTGGGTCGCAGCCATCCTTTCCTCATTACTTTCACTTGAGCGTCTATTTAAGGATGACTATTTGGATGGTTCATTAGAGCAACTATTGTTAGCCCCCCATCCACTTTTTATAACGGTACTCGCGAAAGTGATTGCACACTGGTGTGTAACGGGGGTTCCCTTAATTTTATTATCACCTATTGCTGCATTGATGCTCTCTTTTGATGCGAGCACGCTATTAGTACTCGCAGGAACCTTATTACTTGGTACGCCTATTTTGAGTTTTATTGGGGCGATCGGTGCCGCCTTAACGGTATCTCTGAAAAAGGGCGGGGTGCTTGTCAGTTTACTTGTGTTGCCTTTATATATTCCCGTGCTTATTTATGCAACCGGAACAATGGAAGCTTATAGTTTTAATATGCCACTAAATAGCTATTTAGCTATTTTGGCTGCTTTGTTAGCCGCGAGTGTCACCCTTTCTCCCATCGCAATTGCCGCGGCATTAAAGCTTAATGTGAGTAATAGCTAA